The nucleotide sequence TCTGGAGGCTGCTTCGCTGGCCGACCGCGTTCTCGTGCTGAAGGACGGCCGGGTACTGCGCGAGCTGGGACGCTCCGCCCCGGCGGAGATCCTCGAGGCGCTGGAGGCGGCACGATGATCCGGCTTGCGCTCTGCGACCTGCGCGACCATGCCGCCACGTGGACGGGCGCGTTTCTGGTGGCCGTGGCCTGCGGCTTCATCGGCGGCTTCGCGGCGTCGCTGATGGCCACGGCGAGAACGTACCCGAACACGGAATCGCTCGCGGCATCGGTGCTCGTGTTCTCAGCGGTCGCGGCGGTGGCGGTGCTCGTGTCGGCGGCGGGCCTGACGGTCGCGGCGCAGCGTCGAAGCTACGCGCTCTGGCAGTTGGCGAACGTGGGTCCGCGCTGGGTGACCGCGGTGGTGCTAGCGCAGCTGGCCGTGGTAGCGATGCTGGGCGCGGTGGCCGGCACGCTCATCGAGGCCGTCTCGTTCGCCCCATTGTTCCCGCTCGTGTTCAGCTCGCCCCAGTACCAGCCTATCGACCACGTGGTTCCCGACGCAGGGCTGCCGTTCATGCCCGCGGTGTGGCTTGCGGTGGCGTGCGTGTTCCTCGTCGGGGGTTCGAAGGGGGCCCGCAGCGCGGGGAGGACGCCGCCGCTCGACGCGCTGCGCGAACCGGAGCCGGCGCGGAAGGGCATGACGTGGCTGCGCGTCCTGCTGTTCGCGGGGTTGGCTTTCGGCACAGGGCAGCTTGCCGCCTCCCTGCTCGGGAAAGACCCGGACGCTTTGAGCAATTCGCTGTTCCTTCCGCTTTTCATGGCGGCCACGCTCGTTCCGGTGGCTCCCGTGGTCTTCTCCTCCCTGCTGGGGGTTTGGACCTCGCTCGTTCCGCAGGGTCGCTCGTGCGCCTGGTGCCTGGCGCGGCACACCGCGCGCTTCGGCCTTTTGGCCAGCACGTCGGTGGAAACGCCCATAATGGTGGGGTTCGGGCTGGTGGCCGGGATCTTTTCGCTTAGCAGCTCATTGACGGCCGTCATACGGCAGCAGGGCTCGACCCTCAACGCTTCGCTCGATTTCACCTCGGCCATCCTGCTGCTCGGCGGCCCCATCCTCCTGTGCGCCGTGGGCGCGGCAGTGAGCGTGGTCATGTCGTCGAAGACGCGCACTCGCGACGTGGCCCTGCTCGTCGCGAGCGGCGCACGGCCGGGAACGCTGCTGGGGGCCGCCGTGTGCGAGGCGCTCATCCACGCCGTCACCGCCACGTTCGTGGGGGCTGCGGTCGTGGTCGCGTCCAACGCCGTTATCGCCTACGCGGTGGGACTGCCCCTGTTCGCGAACCTCGCGTTCAGCGAGGGGCTCGTCGTCTCGCTCGCAGGATTCGCCCTCGTCTTGGCAGCGACCCTCGTACCTACGTGCGCTGCTCTCGGCCGAGCGCCTGCAGCCGTGCTGGCGGCGGGGGAGTGAGGCTCTCGTGTCTCCCTCCGGACAGCCGGTCGAGGCGGGAGCGCGGGCGAAGCTGCCCCGGCGCATACGGGCGGTCTCGGGGATTCTCGGTTCTCCGGGACGGTGCGGCTGCGGCCGGAGAGGGCCTTGGGCGTTCTGGCGGGACCTTGCCATCTACTTCTGCGTGTTCAGCGTGGCGGGGCACTGGATGGAGATCGGCTACTGCACGCTCATCCGCTTCGGGCTCATCCCCGGCACCTATGATCCGAGCTCCCTTATATGGTCGGATTGGCTCTACCCGTTCTGCGTGTACGGCTTCGGCGCTGTTGCCTGCGTGCTCGTGCTGTTCCCCGTCAAGAACCGCCTTGAGCGGCATTTCGGGGGCCGTGTCGCGCCGCTGCTCGCGAGCTTCGCCGCGAACACGCTCGCGTGCACGCTCATCGAGCTGGCCATGGGCCTCGTGCTGAACCGGCCCGGTCCCGACGGCATGCTGCCGCTGTGGGACTACAGCGACATGTTCTGCAACTTCATGGGCCAGGTGTGCCTGCAGAACGCCCTCGCGTTCGGTGCGGCAGCCACGCTCATGACCTGGGTCGTCCACCCGAAGCTTGCCGCTTTTCTACGGCAGGTGCCCGAAGGTGCCTTGAACCTCGTGTCCGCCGGCATGGGGCCGGTTTCTGCCTCTTGCTTCTGCCATAGCCTTGCGTCGCGCCGCGGGCACTGCCCGTCGGCGGCGCGGGCGACCAGGGAGACACGCAATCGCCGATTCCTTGCAGGAGGCAATGCCGGTGCTTTCGGTCCTTCCAGGTGCTAGCCGTGCCGCCCACGTGTGGTTTTCTTCGCGTACCCCCTGCCGGGCATGCGGTGGCGCGGGGCGTTGCGCTAGAATGGGGACGGTCAAAGAGCCTGCAACGCCCGGATAAGGAGTCCCTCATGTTCGAACCGGTGAAGATCGCACCGTCCATCCTGTCGGCCGACTTCATGAACCTCGGGCGCGACATCGCCCTCATCGAGGAGGCGGGCGCGGGATACGTGCACGTCGACGTCATGGACGGGCACTTCGTGCCGAACCTCACCATGGGCGTGCCGATAGTGAAGCAGTTGAAGAAGGCCACGTCGCTGCCGCTCGACGTGCATCTTATGATAGACAACCCGTTGGAGCAGCTGCCATGGTTCCTCGATGCGGGCGCCGACCTTGTCACCGTGCATGCCGAGGTCCTGGACGCCGACGGGCTCGCCCGTGCCGTGGCCTCCATCCATGCGGCCGGGGCCAAGGCGGCCGTCAGCCTGAAGCCGCGCACGGCGCCCGGCGTGCTGGCGCCCGTCATCTCCGACGTGGACATGGTGCTGGTCATGAGCGTGGAGCCTGGTTTCTCCGGGCAGAGCTACCTCGAGGGAAGCGAGGACAAGGTGGCCCGCGTGGCCGCGCTCGCCCGCTCCGTGGGCGCCTCGCCGCTCATCCAAGTGGACGGCGGCATCGGCGAGGCCACGGCGCCGCTCGTGGCCGGGGCCGGGGCCGACGTGCTCGTGTGCGGCAACGCCGTGTTCGCCGCCGAGGACCCCGCACGCGCCCTCGCCGAGGTCGCCGCGGCGGCCGAGGAAGCGCGCCTGGCCGCGCTCGCGGCACGGAAGGAGGCGTAGGCGGCATGCCTTCCTTCGACGCGAACGACTACGTCTACCTGGACTGGGCCGCCACGGCGCCGCTGTGCGAGGAGGCCGCCCGGGCCATGGCGCCCTACCAGGTGCCGGGCCGCGCCAACCTGGCCGTGGGGGGCAACGCGAACTCGCTGCACGCCCCCGGCCGCGCCGCATTCGCCGCCCTCGAGGACGCGCGCCGCTCGCTCGCCCGCGACCTGGGCGCCTCGCGGCCCGACGAGATCGTGCTCATGTCGGGTGCCACCGAGGCCGACGATGCGGCGCTGCTCGGCATTGCCCGCGCGGCCGCCGCCGAGCGCCGCCGCCTCGGCGGCGGCGACTTCGTGCCGCATGTCGTGACCACGGCCGT is from Gordonibacter urolithinfaciens and encodes:
- a CDS encoding FtsX-like permease family protein — protein: MIRLALCDLRDHAATWTGAFLVAVACGFIGGFAASLMATARTYPNTESLAASVLVFSAVAAVAVLVSAAGLTVAAQRRSYALWQLANVGPRWVTAVVLAQLAVVAMLGAVAGTLIEAVSFAPLFPLVFSSPQYQPIDHVVPDAGLPFMPAVWLAVACVFLVGGSKGARSAGRTPPLDALREPEPARKGMTWLRVLLFAGLAFGTGQLAASLLGKDPDALSNSLFLPLFMAATLVPVAPVVFSSLLGVWTSLVPQGRSCAWCLARHTARFGLLASTSVETPIMVGFGLVAGIFSLSSSLTAVIRQQGSTLNASLDFTSAILLLGGPILLCAVGAAVSVVMSSKTRTRDVALLVASGARPGTLLGAAVCEALIHAVTATFVGAAVVVASNAVIAYAVGLPLFANLAFSEGLVVSLAGFALVLAATLVPTCAALGRAPAAVLAAGE
- a CDS encoding putative ABC transporter permease → MSPSGQPVEAGARAKLPRRIRAVSGILGSPGRCGCGRRGPWAFWRDLAIYFCVFSVAGHWMEIGYCTLIRFGLIPGTYDPSSLIWSDWLYPFCVYGFGAVACVLVLFPVKNRLERHFGGRVAPLLASFAANTLACTLIELAMGLVLNRPGPDGMLPLWDYSDMFCNFMGQVCLQNALAFGAAATLMTWVVHPKLAAFLRQVPEGALNLVSAGMGPVSASCFCHSLASRRGHCPSAARATRETRNRRFLAGGNAGAFGPSRC
- the rpe gene encoding ribulose-phosphate 3-epimerase, translating into MFEPVKIAPSILSADFMNLGRDIALIEEAGAGYVHVDVMDGHFVPNLTMGVPIVKQLKKATSLPLDVHLMIDNPLEQLPWFLDAGADLVTVHAEVLDADGLARAVASIHAAGAKAAVSLKPRTAPGVLAPVISDVDMVLVMSVEPGFSGQSYLEGSEDKVARVAALARSVGASPLIQVDGGIGEATAPLVAGAGADVLVCGNAVFAAEDPARALAEVAAAAEEARLAALAARKEA